The segment GAAAAGCTTCAAAAACGATGATAAAATTATCCTACAACAGAAAATCATACATTTAGGTGCGGAAGTGAAACGACTTACAGCAGTTGTGGAAAGGTTGAACAGTAAGACTTTCTTAAAAAACTTAGAAAAAGAAAAATTGGAACAGGAAGAGAAAATCCAGGTGCTAACCGAACAGCTTGCGAGGATTGTAGAGGAAGGGAACGAAAAGGTCAATCATCTTCAGCGGGAAAATGCGCAATATCAGCTTGAACTTTCAAAGCAAAGGGAAATGCACGTCAGTCGTACTTCAACCTTGCAGGATGAAGTGTTTGAATTGAAAAAAGAGCTCACCAAACAGAAGGATGATCATCAAGGGAAGCTGGTAACCATCAGCAATGAGGTCCATCAACTAAAACAACAATGTGAGCTGGAGCGAACAGGTCATCTAAAGGCACTGAATCTAAATGAGGAACTAACTGCTGAAATGGAGAAATTAAAAAGGGAACTGGATAAACAGAGTGCCATCAATTTTGAGTTGAAAGAAGAGCTCACAAAACAGAAGGAAGACCATCAGGGAAAGCTGGTAACCATCAGCAATGAGGTCCATCAACTGAAACAACAATGTGAGGCGGAGAGAACAGGTCATCTAAAGACACTGAATCTAAATGAGGAACTAACTGCTAAAATGGAGGAATTAAAAAGGGAGTTAGATAAACAGAGTGCCATAAATATGGATCTCGAAAAAGAATATGAGATGGTAAAGGACACTGTTAAAGGCCTTTTAATAAAGATTGAGAGCTCCAATCAGGCTCATGAAGGATATCAAACCATCGCGGATATCAATGAAAAACTGGAGGGAGAGAATCAGTCTTACCGTAAAATGATTGCGGATTTGGAAGAGGAAGTGAAAACCTTATATGATGAGAATTCTCTTTTAACAGAAGACATAAAAAAGCTAAATGAATGCGTAAACGACCTGGAAAAGAAGGGGGATCAGGTGATCCACAATTCTACTAAGGTTTCCAGTTTGGAAGGTAAGAAAACAGCTTCTCCAATACAGGAAGGTGATACACGGATTCAATCTTGGTTCTATAATAATGTGAAAAAAAACACATAAATCTATATGAGTAATGATAGATGCGGAAAACCTTTTTGTCGAAAACGCATAAGATAAAGTATCTTATACTACGAACAAATTGGAGGTTGCATATGAACTACTATCATTATTCAGGCCAACCAAAACCTACAGCTGGTCAAGTGAAAATTATTTCTTCAAGTAATAACTCCTCTTCTTCGAACAAGAAAAAGAAATCCTCCGGTTGTGGCTGCGGTAAAAAGGCAAAAGTTATCCGAGAAGATTAATATCAACAATACTAATTCTCCTTTTCATACATATCATCAATATGAAAGGGGGAATTTTTTTGCTTGAAAGCTGGTTTTGGTTTCTTCTGCTTGGACTTGCCAGTTTCCGTTTAACGAGGCTAATAGTACTGGATAAGATAGCGGCTTTCATTCGAAGGCCTTTTATGGAAGAAATCGAGGAGAAGAATGATAAAGGTGAGATAGAGGAGTATATCGTCCTCAAAGGGAAAGGGATCAGGCGTTGGATCGGAGAATTACTTAGCTGTTATTGGTGTACAGGGATATGGGTAACCACTGGTTTATTTCTCTTAATGATGTTTTATCCTCTTGCAGGGAAGCCCGTCCTGTTTATCTTGGCAGCGGCTGGAATAGCAGGAATTATTGAAAGCATATTATCAAAATTAATTGATTGATTCTGGCTCTCCATGTGGAGGGCCCTTTTTAATGGAATTTTTTATACATAATTTCTAGAACAGTAATGAATATTAAGGAATAGATAAATGATGGAAATTGAGGTGATAAAATGAGAGCTGTTTCTTTGTTTTTAGTTTTAACCGTGTCAGTGGTCCTTTTGGCAGCTTGCGGGCAGGGAGAGGTCAAGGAAAGAGTGGAGGATACAGTCATGCGTACCTCCAATGAGCAAAAAGAGAAATCGGATAAAGAACAACGGGCAGAGAAAATTGCCAAAGACTTTAAAGAGGTCAAGGGAGCTGTAGCCTATGACACAGAAGATGAATTGGTTGTTGCATTCCATGTTACACAATATCAAAAGTTCTTCACCGAGCAGATTGAAAAGAAAGTAAAAAAGGCACTGGAAAAGGAATTTCCGGATGAAAATGTGGTTGTTTCCCATGACCTGAAAATGCGTCTGGAAATCGAAAGGCTGAGAAGGGATGTCGAGCAAAAGGACATCTCAGAAAAGGAACTGGAAAAGCGGATTAAAAAGATGAAAACCTTAAGAGAAGAAAAAGCATAGGAGGTGTCAGTGGATGAGCGGGAATGACAAGCAGCTTACCCCGGAACAAAAGGCATATCAGCAGTTTGAACAAACGCGGGAGTTAAAACGACCTGTATGGAAAAACTGCATCATCGCTTTTTTGGTAGGGGGAGTCTTTTGTATAGTTGGTCAGGCGATACAGCTGATGTATATATACTTTTTTAATTTTACGGAAGTGACGGCCGGGAACCCAACGGTTGCAACGATGATTTTCATTGCGATGCTGTTGACGGGCTTTGGGGTGTATGACAGGATCGCACAGTTTGCAGGAGCGGGTAGTGCTGTACCTGTTACAGGTTTTGGAAACGCGGTTATTGCGGCATGTATTGAACATAAGACAGAGGGTTTCGTGCTTGGAGTGGGATCAAATATGTTCAAGCTCGCAGGATCGGTCATTTTGTTCGGGGTATTTTCTGCCTTTGTAGTTGCATTGATTAAAACAATTGTGGTTTCGTTAGGAGGATTCTGATGCTGCAAGGAAAACAATCTTGGATTTTTGCCAATAAGCCTGTCATTACATCAAGTGCTGCAATCGGAGGTCCATTTGAAGCCAATGGTCTACTTGCTAATGATTTTGATATGCTTCATAAAGATTTATGGCTCGAACAAGATAGCTATGAAAAAGCGCACAAGGTCTTGCTAGAGGAGGCATGCGAGACGGCAGTGAAGAAGGCCGCTCTTGACCTTTCCCAAGTGCAGTTTTTATTGGCCGGTGACCTGATCAACCAAATGACACCTTCCAATTTCGCTGCAGAATCACTTGAAATGCCATATATAGGTGTATTTGGTGCCTGCTCGACATCAATGGAGGGATTGGCATTGGCGGGGTTTTTGGTGAACTATGGCGGTGCAAATTATTGTCTGACAGGTGCATCAAGCCATAATGCTGCTGTAGAGAAACAATTCCGCTATCCGACAGAGTATGGCGGTCAGAAGCCTCCGACTGCACAGTGGACCGTGACTGGGGCTGGTGTGGGACTTATAAGCAAAGTTGGGGTGGGGCCACGAGTAACCTCTGCAACCATCGGAAAAGTAATAAATATGGGATTAAAGGATCCTTTTAATATGGGAGGGGCGATGGCGCCTGCCGCAGTGGATACGATACAGGCTCATTTCAAGGATACAGGAAGGGACCCATCTTATTATGATTTGATAGTAACAGGTGATCTCGGGGAGATTGGCAGAGAAATTTCCCTGCAGCTATTGAAGGAAAAAGGCTTGCAGATAGAAGATTCCCAATATCAAGACTGCGGATTGATGATCTATGATAAAAGCCAGCCTGTACTTGCTGGTGGCAGTGGTGCTGGCTGTTCTGCTGTTGTGTTGTATGGCCATTTATTGAATGAGATGAAAAAGGGGAAATACAAAAGGATACTTCTCATTGCTACTGGCGCCTTGCTCTCGCCTCTTTCCTATCAGCAGAAGGAATCCATTCCATGTATTGCCCATGCAGTTTCTATCGAGATGGAGATGGGAGGTGTCAGCTGATGTTGTTATCCTTTTTTTGGGCGTTTGTGGTAGGAGGGCTTATTTGTGTGATTGGCCAGATCATGTTTGATGTATTTAAGCTTACGCCTGCACATACGTTGAGTGCGTTGGTGGTTGCGGGAGCAATACTGGATGGCCTTGGTTTGTATGAGCCCTTGATTGCATTTGCAGGAGCTGGAGCAACCGTTCCGATTACAAGTTTTGGAAATTCATTGGTTCACGGTGCATTGGAAGAGGCGCAAAAGCATGGGTTAGTAGGTGTATTGACAGGGATGTTTGAAGTGACAAGTTCCGGTATTTCAGCAGCCATTGTGTTCGGATTCATTGGGGCTTTGTTGTTTAAACCCAAAGGGTAGAGGAGAGGTATGTAAGTGGATGAGAAACTTATGCTAACCTATAATCGTGCCAGCCTGAAAATGATACGGAATAACCTACACGTCTATGCTATGGAAGCAAGTGACCCGCTAGCGCAAACCACTTACCACGAATCCATGATGAAAATTGATGACATCATCTCTAACATCGACTTAAAACTAAAGGAGATGTGAAGGGCAGGGCAAGAAGAAAGAAAGAGTGAAGGGGGTTGTTCTGTTGTTTTAGTGCTTTAGTGTGGTGAAAGGGGTCTGACCCTCATTGTTCTAAAGCACTAAAGCGTAGTCCTTACCTCTCTTTTTATTGAACGGAGTGATTGTGATGCCACAGTGGGTAGAGATTGCTGTGCGGTCTTTTTCTATAATTATTGGGTTGTTTATCATTACGAAGCTTTTGGGGAAGAAACAGCTGTCGAAGCTGTCTTTTTTTGAGTATATAGTGGGCATCACAGTGGGGGATATTGCCGGTACATTGTCCATGGATAGGGATTTAGATTTGAAGAACGGTGTGACAAGCATTTTAATATGGTCGCTCTTTCCACTTGTGACCTCACGGATATCTTTGAGGAGCAAGCGATTCCGAGATTTCGTAGAGGGTAATGCTACAGTATTCGTGAGAGACGGTAAAATACTGGAGCAGAACCTGAGGAAGGAAAAGTACACAATAGATGAGTTTTTGGAACAACTCCGTAAAAAGGATATATTTTCGATAGAAGATATCGAGTTTGCAACGCTTGAATCGAACGGTGATTTGAGTGTGCTTTTGAAGAAGGAGAAACAGCCTGCAACCTACGGGGACCTGTATTCTGAAGTTCCTCATCTAAAAGAACCTCAGACAATCATCATGGATGGGGATATCCTGGATGAACCACTAGCTCAGCTTGGTTTGAATCGTGCATGGGTGGATGCGCAATTGGAAAAGCTGAATGTCCTGATTGAAAATGTCTTCATAGCTCAGGTTAACCCCTGGGGAGAGATGAGTGTGGATTTATATAATGATCACTTAAAAACTCCCCCTATGAAGGAAAAGCTTATGACATTTGTGACGTTAAATAAATGTTCAACAGATCTCTCCTTCCTTAGTATGATTGCCACCTCGCCTGAACGCAAAGACCTCTATAAAATTGCCGCCGAAAGTTTGTCAGAGCTAAGTGTGAAGCTGCGCCCATTGTTGAAAGGCTAAGCTTCCCGTCTTGCTACACTCTCATATATTAGTTTGAGGTGAGCGTGAATGAGCGAATTTGATTTCGGCGAAGAACATTTGAAGTTTCTTTTCGAGAGGTGGAAGGTGCATGAAGGTCTAACCGAAGCAGATAAACAGGCTAAATTAAATATAAAAAGTGCAGATGAGGGTTTCGCACACATTCAACAGTTGGAAGCGAGGATGAACAAATATATCGGAAATTTGGAGCGGTGGATGGAAGGGAAAGTGAGTACCGCGGCGACAGATATTGATGAAGAGGAAAATGATAAGTGATGGGTGTTGTGTGATGCGAGGGGAAGTGGTTCCTTCGCTTTTTTGTGTTTGGGTTGGAGATAGCGGTTGTATGGGTAGGTGTGGATGGGGATATTTTGTAGTGTTTTTTCCAAGTGGTAGAAGTTTGC is part of the Sutcliffiella sp. FSL R7-0096 genome and harbors:
- a CDS encoding DUF1360 domain-containing protein; its protein translation is MLESWFWFLLLGLASFRLTRLIVLDKIAAFIRRPFMEEIEEKNDKGEIEEYIVLKGKGIRRWIGELLSCYWCTGIWVTTGLFLLMMFYPLAGKPVLFILAAAGIAGIIESILSKLID
- a CDS encoding YhcN/YlaJ family sporulation lipoprotein, producing the protein MRAVSLFLVLTVSVVLLAACGQGEVKERVEDTVMRTSNEQKEKSDKEQRAEKIAKDFKEVKGAVAYDTEDELVVAFHVTQYQKFFTEQIEKKVKKALEKEFPDENVVVSHDLKMRLEIERLRRDVEQKDISEKELEKRIKKMKTLREEKA
- the spoVAC gene encoding stage V sporulation protein AC, with the protein product MSGNDKQLTPEQKAYQQFEQTRELKRPVWKNCIIAFLVGGVFCIVGQAIQLMYIYFFNFTEVTAGNPTVATMIFIAMLLTGFGVYDRIAQFAGAGSAVPVTGFGNAVIAACIEHKTEGFVLGVGSNMFKLAGSVILFGVFSAFVVALIKTIVVSLGGF
- the spoVAD gene encoding stage V sporulation protein AD — encoded protein: MLQGKQSWIFANKPVITSSAAIGGPFEANGLLANDFDMLHKDLWLEQDSYEKAHKVLLEEACETAVKKAALDLSQVQFLLAGDLINQMTPSNFAAESLEMPYIGVFGACSTSMEGLALAGFLVNYGGANYCLTGASSHNAAVEKQFRYPTEYGGQKPPTAQWTVTGAGVGLISKVGVGPRVTSATIGKVINMGLKDPFNMGGAMAPAAVDTIQAHFKDTGRDPSYYDLIVTGDLGEIGREISLQLLKEKGLQIEDSQYQDCGLMIYDKSQPVLAGGSGAGCSAVVLYGHLLNEMKKGKYKRILLIATGALLSPLSYQQKESIPCIAHAVSIEMEMGGVS
- the spoVAE gene encoding stage V sporulation protein AE, translated to MLLSFFWAFVVGGLICVIGQIMFDVFKLTPAHTLSALVVAGAILDGLGLYEPLIAFAGAGATVPITSFGNSLVHGALEEAQKHGLVGVLTGMFEVTSSGISAAIVFGFIGALLFKPKG
- a CDS encoding DUF421 domain-containing protein, whose protein sequence is MPQWVEIAVRSFSIIIGLFIITKLLGKKQLSKLSFFEYIVGITVGDIAGTLSMDRDLDLKNGVTSILIWSLFPLVTSRISLRSKRFRDFVEGNATVFVRDGKILEQNLRKEKYTIDEFLEQLRKKDIFSIEDIEFATLESNGDLSVLLKKEKQPATYGDLYSEVPHLKEPQTIIMDGDILDEPLAQLGLNRAWVDAQLEKLNVLIENVFIAQVNPWGEMSVDLYNDHLKTPPMKEKLMTFVTLNKCSTDLSFLSMIATSPERKDLYKIAAESLSELSVKLRPLLKG